From the Oceanicaulis alexandrii DSM 11625 genome, one window contains:
- a CDS encoding TonB-dependent receptor, which produces MLNSRARMMTALAALFTLGAAPVWAAETTEQTVSDTITVTGRFLSIDRLNAVKTPTPVLDVPQSLSIITRAQLEDQAFSSIADILRYTPGLAVSQGEGHRDAIIIRGNQSTADFFLDGLRDDVQYYRPLYNLEQVEILRGANALLFGRGGGGGVVNRVTKTAQLDENFGGLTSSLDTFGAYQVSGDVNSVLSDTVAFRVNVFGEHQENHRDVFEGDRFAVNPTFTLDLGNRTQAVFSYEYVNDDRVVDRGVPSVTVVGGPDVPLDGYRDTFFGSADGNYTTLEASIFRTRLDHTFSDTLRGNVTIQYADYDKYYQNIYAAGFDAAASPQRLTLDGYADETARQNFIAQGNLVGEFDTGAFSHTVLLGVEYGDQSTSNARIDNTFAASNDDQITIDFSTPVTVPDYAFVDTLRDRESDVQFASLYLQDQIDLTEQLKLVLGLRFDRFDVDVLDREAVSATDDGRRGRVDEEVSPRLGLIYKPAENVSLYASYAESFLPSAGDQFLTLTRTTEDVQPQQFENTEVGLKWDFTRNLSLTTAVFRVERGLFTSVDPNNVSQVITIPGSVTDGFEVQIAGQLTDAWAINAGYSYLDSTIDGGGFDGNRTLQTPEHMLSIWNEYQATDQLALALGVTYQDSYFVREDNAVLVPDYTRVDAAVFYDLTDQTRLQLNIENLLDEEYFPDAHSNDNISTGKPLNARITIRHQF; this is translated from the coding sequence ATGCTGAACTCTCGTGCGCGTATGATGACCGCGCTTGCCGCCCTCTTCACCCTCGGCGCAGCGCCTGTCTGGGCGGCTGAGACCACCGAGCAGACCGTCAGTGACACCATCACGGTGACGGGGCGCTTCCTGTCGATCGACCGGCTGAACGCGGTGAAGACGCCGACGCCGGTGCTGGACGTGCCGCAGAGCCTGTCCATCATCACGCGCGCCCAGCTCGAAGATCAGGCCTTCAGCTCCATCGCGGACATTCTGCGCTATACGCCGGGCCTGGCCGTCAGCCAGGGCGAGGGGCATCGCGACGCCATCATCATCCGCGGCAATCAGAGCACGGCGGACTTCTTCCTGGATGGTCTGCGCGACGATGTTCAGTACTACCGCCCGCTCTACAATCTGGAACAGGTCGAGATCCTGCGCGGCGCCAATGCGCTTCTGTTTGGCCGCGGCGGCGGCGGCGGCGTGGTCAACCGCGTCACCAAGACGGCGCAGCTGGACGAGAATTTCGGCGGCCTGACCTCAAGCCTTGATACCTTCGGCGCCTATCAGGTGTCAGGCGATGTGAACTCGGTGCTGTCAGACACCGTGGCCTTCCGGGTCAATGTGTTCGGCGAGCATCAGGAGAACCATCGCGACGTGTTTGAAGGCGACCGGTTTGCGGTCAACCCGACCTTCACGCTCGATCTGGGAAATCGGACCCAGGCCGTGTTCAGCTATGAGTACGTCAATGACGACCGGGTGGTGGACCGCGGCGTGCCGTCCGTCACGGTCGTGGGTGGCCCGGACGTGCCGCTGGACGGGTATCGCGACACCTTCTTCGGATCCGCCGATGGCAACTACACCACGCTGGAAGCCAGCATCTTCCGCACGCGGCTGGATCACACCTTCTCCGATACGCTGCGCGGCAATGTGACGATCCAGTACGCCGATTACGACAAATACTATCAGAACATCTATGCGGCCGGCTTTGACGCCGCCGCCAGCCCGCAGCGGCTGACCCTGGACGGGTATGCGGATGAGACTGCGCGCCAGAACTTCATCGCCCAGGGTAATCTGGTGGGTGAGTTCGATACCGGCGCGTTCAGCCACACCGTCTTGCTGGGTGTCGAATATGGCGATCAGTCCACCAGCAACGCCCGCATCGACAACACGTTTGCGGCCAGCAATGACGATCAGATCACCATCGACTTCTCCACACCGGTGACGGTCCCTGACTATGCGTTCGTGGATACGCTGCGCGATCGTGAGTCTGACGTACAGTTCGCCTCGCTTTATCTGCAGGACCAGATTGATCTGACCGAGCAGCTCAAGCTTGTGCTCGGCCTGCGCTTTGACCGGTTTGATGTGGATGTGCTGGACCGTGAAGCAGTGTCGGCGACTGATGACGGCCGCCGCGGCCGGGTGGATGAAGAAGTCTCCCCGCGTCTGGGTCTGATCTACAAGCCGGCGGAGAATGTCTCGCTGTACGCCAGTTATGCGGAATCCTTCCTGCCGAGCGCCGGGGACCAGTTCCTGACGCTGACCCGCACCACCGAAGACGTGCAGCCCCAGCAGTTTGAAAACACCGAAGTCGGGTTGAAGTGGGACTTTACCCGCAATCTGAGCCTGACCACCGCGGTGTTCCGCGTCGAGCGTGGCCTGTTCACCTCTGTGGATCCCAACAATGTGTCCCAGGTCATCACCATTCCGGGCAGCGTGACGGACGGGTTTGAAGTCCAGATCGCCGGCCAGCTGACCGACGCCTGGGCGATCAACGCCGGCTACAGCTATCTCGACAGCACGATTGATGGCGGCGGGTTTGACGGAAATCGCACCTTGCAGACGCCTGAACACATGCTCTCGATCTGGAATGAGTATCAGGCGACCGACCAGCTCGCCCTGGCGCTGGGCGTGACCTATCAGGACAGCTATTTCGTGCGCGAAGACAATGCGGTGCTGGTGCCTGACTACACCCGCGTGGATGCGGCGGTGTTCTATGACCTGACCGACCAGACGCGCTTGCAGCTCAATATCGAGAACCTGCTCGATGAAGAGTATTTCCCCGACGCGCATTCCAACGACAATATCTCGACCGGCAAGCCGCTGAATGCGCGGATCACGATCCGCCACCAGTTCTAG
- a CDS encoding NADH:flavin oxidoreductase codes for MLNTDALYQPFELGSLSLKNRIVMAPMTRSKSPGGVPNDDVVGYYERRAANDVGLIITEGTTVDRPGASFDPGIPNFHTDEALAGWKKVVDAVHAAGGKIAPQLWHVGLARKPGTGPHPDAPSDSPSGLMPGGKKVGEPMTQADIDDTVRAFAEAAENAAKIGFDAIELHGAHGYLIDQFFWDGMNQRDDKYGGDMISRTEFAQEIIRAVRARIPADLPVILRYSQWKQQDYNAKLAQTPAELEAFLAPLAEAGVDIFHASTRRFWLPEFEGSDLNLAGWTKKLTGKPAITVGSVGLNSDFIGAFMGEASEKSGLDKLIERLDAGEFELVGVGRALLSDYAWARKVKDGRFDELEDFNAEALKELA; via the coding sequence ATGCTCAACACAGACGCCCTCTACCAACCGTTCGAGCTTGGCTCGCTCTCACTGAAGAACCGCATCGTCATGGCGCCGATGACCCGATCCAAGAGTCCGGGCGGCGTCCCCAATGATGACGTGGTCGGATATTACGAGCGCCGCGCGGCCAATGATGTGGGCCTGATCATCACTGAAGGCACCACGGTCGACCGTCCGGGCGCCAGCTTTGATCCGGGCATCCCGAACTTTCACACCGACGAAGCGCTGGCCGGCTGGAAAAAGGTTGTGGACGCCGTCCACGCCGCCGGCGGCAAGATCGCGCCTCAGCTCTGGCATGTGGGTCTGGCGCGCAAGCCCGGCACGGGCCCGCACCCTGACGCGCCGTCCGACAGCCCGTCGGGCCTCATGCCCGGCGGCAAAAAAGTCGGCGAGCCGATGACCCAGGCCGACATCGACGACACCGTCCGCGCCTTCGCCGAAGCCGCCGAGAACGCCGCCAAGATCGGCTTTGACGCCATCGAGCTGCACGGCGCGCACGGCTATCTGATCGACCAGTTCTTCTGGGACGGCATGAACCAGCGCGACGACAAATACGGCGGCGACATGATTTCGCGCACCGAATTCGCGCAGGAAATCATCCGCGCCGTCCGCGCTCGCATTCCCGCAGACCTGCCTGTCATCCTGCGGTACTCGCAGTGGAAGCAGCAAGATTATAACGCGAAACTGGCCCAGACCCCGGCTGAACTTGAAGCCTTCCTGGCGCCGCTGGCTGAAGCGGGCGTCGACATCTTCCACGCCTCCACCCGCCGCTTCTGGCTGCCCGAGTTTGAAGGCTCTGACCTCAATCTCGCCGGCTGGACGAAGAAACTCACCGGCAAGCCTGCCATCACCGTGGGATCAGTTGGCCTCAATAGTGACTTCATTGGCGCCTTTATGGGGGAAGCCTCTGAAAAGTCCGGCCTCGACAAGCTGATCGAACGTCTGGACGCGGGCGAGTTCGAACTGGTCGGCGTCGGCCGTGCGCTGCTCTCTGACTACGCCTGGGCGCGCAAGGTCAAGGACGGCCGTTTTGACGAACTTGAAGACTTCAACGCCGAAGCGCTGAAAGAACTGGCCTAA
- a CDS encoding ribbon-helix-helix domain-containing protein, which yields MLKKRSVTLKGHATSLALEPEFWSVIDKELSVVGGSLAGLVTSIDESREPDQPLSSACRVWALNRALSAGQD from the coding sequence ATGCTCAAGAAACGTTCAGTCACCTTGAAAGGACACGCGACCTCTCTGGCTCTGGAGCCGGAATTCTGGTCCGTGATCGATAAGGAGCTGAGCGTTGTCGGCGGATCGCTGGCCGGGCTCGTGACCTCGATCGACGAGAGTCGCGAGCCCGACCAGCCCCTGTCGAGCGCCTGCCGGGTCTGGGCGCTCAATCGCGCGCTCAGCGCAGGTCAGGATTGA
- the ligA gene encoding NAD-dependent DNA ligase LigA, with protein sequence MNAALKDVEALTSEDAATELERLAREIAKHDAAYYEKDAPKISDAAYDALRARNTAIEARFPELKRKDSPSERVGAKPSEQFGEVVHAVPMLSLGNAFDDQDVRDFADRIRRFLNLKDDTLVLTAEPKIDGLSANLRYEKGELVIGATRGDGRSGENVTANLKTISDIPHKLDGDVPDVLEVRGEVYMSHADFASLNAKQEERGKPAYKNPRNAAAGSLRQIDPTITAERPLRFFAYAWGELSEPLAETQYDAVKRLGALGFVINDDMVRVDSVEAVINHYHALEEKRADLGYDIDGVVYKVDRLDWQERLGFVARAPRWAIAHKFSPEKAVTRLNAIEIQVGRTGALTPVAKLEPVTVGGVVVSNATLHNQDEIERKDVRVGDTVIIQRAGDVIPQVVEVVLGKRPEGAEPFEFPTLCPVCGSHAVREEGEVVRRCTGGLICDAQAVERLKHFVSRKAFDIEGLGAKQIEAFYHEGLVKQPADIFTLRARNEAGEINPPIQTREGWGERSAANLFGSIDQRRSIGLARFLFALGIRHVGEETSRLIARSFTSWQAVRETAEAANQPGEAFAAFMDIDGIGETAVKALAEFFAESHNQDALNALLEHVTVEDAEQVAAESPVAGKTVVFTGSLERFTRDEAKARAQSLGAKVSGSVSGKTDILVAGPGAGSKLKKAQELGVQTMTEDEWLGLIGG encoded by the coding sequence ATGAACGCTGCGCTAAAGGATGTGGAGGCGCTGACCTCCGAGGACGCCGCCACAGAACTCGAACGCCTCGCCCGCGAAATCGCCAAGCATGATGCGGCGTATTACGAGAAAGACGCGCCGAAAATCTCGGACGCCGCCTATGACGCCTTGCGGGCGCGCAATACGGCGATCGAGGCGCGCTTTCCCGAGCTGAAACGCAAGGACAGCCCGTCTGAGCGCGTCGGCGCCAAACCGTCCGAGCAGTTTGGCGAAGTGGTCCACGCCGTGCCCATGCTGTCTCTGGGCAATGCGTTTGACGATCAGGATGTGCGCGATTTCGCAGATCGCATCCGCCGCTTCCTCAATCTGAAAGATGACACCCTGGTTCTGACCGCCGAGCCCAAGATTGACGGGCTGAGCGCCAATCTGCGCTATGAAAAGGGCGAGTTGGTGATCGGCGCCACGCGCGGCGACGGCCGGTCGGGCGAAAATGTCACCGCCAATCTCAAGACCATTTCCGACATTCCCCACAAGCTCGACGGCGATGTGCCGGACGTGCTGGAAGTGCGCGGCGAGGTCTATATGAGCCACGCCGATTTCGCCTCGCTCAACGCCAAGCAGGAAGAGCGCGGCAAACCCGCTTACAAAAACCCGCGCAACGCCGCCGCCGGATCGCTGCGCCAGATCGACCCGACCATCACCGCCGAGCGCCCCTTGCGCTTTTTCGCCTATGCCTGGGGCGAGTTGAGCGAGCCGCTCGCCGAGACCCAGTATGACGCCGTCAAACGCCTGGGTGCATTGGGTTTTGTCATCAATGACGACATGGTGCGCGTGGACAGCGTCGAGGCGGTGATCAACCATTACCATGCGCTGGAAGAGAAACGCGCCGATCTCGGCTATGACATTGACGGAGTGGTCTACAAGGTGGACCGGCTCGACTGGCAGGAGCGGCTGGGCTTTGTCGCCCGCGCCCCCCGCTGGGCCATCGCGCACAAATTCTCGCCCGAAAAAGCCGTCACGCGGCTCAACGCCATCGAGATCCAGGTGGGGCGCACCGGCGCGCTGACGCCTGTCGCCAAGCTCGAACCCGTCACCGTGGGCGGCGTGGTGGTGTCCAACGCCACCTTGCACAATCAGGACGAAATCGAGCGCAAGGATGTGCGCGTGGGCGACACCGTAATCATCCAGCGCGCCGGCGATGTGATCCCGCAAGTGGTCGAAGTGGTGCTGGGCAAACGCCCTGAGGGCGCGGAGCCCTTTGAGTTTCCCACCCTATGCCCCGTCTGCGGCAGCCATGCTGTGCGCGAGGAGGGCGAAGTGGTGCGCCGCTGTACGGGCGGGCTGATCTGTGACGCGCAAGCCGTCGAACGCCTCAAGCATTTCGTGTCTCGCAAGGCGTTTGACATTGAAGGGCTGGGCGCGAAACAGATCGAGGCTTTCTACCATGAGGGCCTGGTCAAACAGCCCGCCGACATCTTCACCCTGCGCGCGCGCAACGAGGCGGGCGAGATCAACCCGCCCATCCAGACCCGCGAGGGCTGGGGCGAGCGTTCGGCGGCGAACCTGTTTGGCTCGATTGATCAGCGCCGCAGTATCGGCCTCGCGCGCTTCCTGTTCGCGCTTGGGATCCGCCATGTGGGCGAGGAAACCTCCCGCCTGATCGCGCGCAGCTTCACAAGCTGGCAGGCCGTGCGGGAGACCGCAGAAGCCGCCAACCAGCCCGGCGAAGCCTTCGCCGCTTTCATGGACATAGACGGCATTGGCGAGACGGCGGTCAAAGCCCTCGCGGAGTTCTTCGCCGAAAGCCATAACCAGGACGCGCTGAACGCACTTCTGGAGCATGTGACGGTGGAAGACGCTGAACAGGTCGCCGCCGAGAGCCCGGTCGCCGGCAAGACGGTGGTGTTCACCGGCTCGCTTGAACGCTTCACCCGCGATGAAGCCAAGGCGCGGGCGCAGTCCCTGGGCGCAAAGGTATCAGGCTCGGTCTCCGGTAAAACCGACATTCTCGTCGCCGGCCCCGGCGCAGGCTCCAAGCTCAAGAAAGCGCAGGAGCTGGGCGTTCAGACGATGACCGAGGATGAATGGTTGGGGTTGATCGGGGGCTGA
- a CDS encoding alpha/beta hydrolase: MRLALSLTAALLVTAPTLAQDLHADARPISWRDLLDRERASADARIEYGQGEEQYGELWLPEGDGPFPLVIMIHGGCWQAAIPGTILQDQLNADLKARGIAVWNLTYPRLGHETGGYPGTFESVAMATDYVRTLAETYPIDLERTVLMGHSAGGHLALWAAARGQLQDTPLYVEDPFMPNGVITLAGINDLELYRAEGPGRCGEPDTVDALIAGHPGAAPYADTSPDQLLPMQVEQVIISGALDPIVPPQFGAAYAQEAQAAGDTVTEVTLENAGHFELIDPTAPAWDVILAEVERLLGE; encoded by the coding sequence ATGCGCCTCGCCCTCAGCCTTACCGCCGCCCTCCTCGTCACTGCACCCACGCTGGCTCAAGACCTGCATGCTGACGCCCGCCCAATCAGCTGGCGCGACCTTCTCGACCGTGAGCGCGCGTCCGCTGACGCCCGCATCGAATACGGCCAAGGCGAAGAGCAGTATGGCGAGCTGTGGCTTCCAGAGGGCGACGGCCCTTTCCCGCTGGTGATCATGATCCATGGCGGCTGCTGGCAGGCGGCTATTCCGGGCACCATCCTTCAAGACCAGCTCAACGCGGACCTAAAGGCGCGCGGCATCGCTGTGTGGAACCTCACCTATCCGCGCCTCGGTCATGAGACGGGCGGCTATCCGGGCACGTTTGAGAGCGTGGCGATGGCGACCGACTATGTGCGGACGCTGGCCGAGACCTATCCCATTGATCTTGAGCGCACGGTCCTGATGGGCCATTCCGCGGGCGGGCATCTGGCGCTATGGGCCGCCGCGCGCGGCCAGCTGCAGGACACACCGCTTTACGTGGAAGACCCGTTCATGCCCAACGGCGTCATAACGCTCGCTGGCATCAATGATCTTGAATTGTACCGCGCCGAAGGCCCCGGCCGCTGCGGCGAACCCGACACCGTGGACGCGCTGATCGCGGGTCATCCCGGCGCGGCGCCTTATGCCGACACCTCGCCCGATCAGCTTTTGCCCATGCAAGTGGAGCAGGTGATCATTTCCGGCGCGCTCGACCCCATTGTGCCGCCGCAGTTCGGAGCGGCTTATGCGCAAGAGGCGCAAGCGGCAGGCGATACGGTCACTGAAGTGACGCTGGAGAACGCCGGGCATTTCGAGCTGATCGACCCGACCGCGCCGGCCTGGGATGTGATTTTGGCTGAGGTTGAGCGGCTTCTGGGGGAGTAA
- a CDS encoding GIY-YIG nuclease family protein, translating to MTRAWVYMLSNRPGGVLYTGMCNADLRRRMWEHRQSGGSSFADKYNCKRLVWFAAFSDVTAAAEHERRMKRWKRAWKVELIEQANPDWRDLYSEISG from the coding sequence ATGACGCGCGCCTGGGTCTACATGCTGAGCAATCGGCCTGGTGGCGTGCTCTATACAGGCATGTGCAACGCTGATCTCCGACGGCGGATGTGGGAGCATCGCCAAAGCGGCGGATCTTCCTTCGCTGACAAATACAACTGCAAGCGTCTGGTCTGGTTCGCTGCGTTCTCGGACGTGACCGCAGCCGCCGAGCACGAGCGTCGGATGAAGCGCTGGAAAAGAGCGTGGAAGGTCGAGCTGATCGAGCAGGCCAATCCGGACTGGAGAGATTTGTATTCGGAAATCTCGGGCTGA
- a CDS encoding chloride channel protein — MSTAINPPPPSPFDKLFRYLKNSFADGRSPALWLLALVVGVVAGYAAIGLRLAIQSVQFVAFGEFSERLASTASGLPVHHIILAPVAGGCIVSLLLYVGLKTNWLPETRAEGVADVMEARAAQGGKMPLLPGLWSALINAVSVGAGGSTGREGPSVHLGASLASFISRPLNLPARGARIMLACGAAAAVAASFNAPVAGALFAFEVVLGHYALRSIGPVAASSVIGAILSRIHFGASPAFTVPEIPPASLADFIAIIPLGLASAGVAIACIMLSFNAPRLVAIRAQALSVPLWVLPPFGGLVIGGLGVLAPEVLGVGYEATSIALAGGYAIATLAALIVLKLIATMATMAFRFGGGVFAPSLYLGAMLGALYGALVAPLIGPDSAGSAYFAVIGMGAVGGAVLGAPLSTTLIVFELTASYEASIALLVCVSLASVITTSVTKGSFFHKQVERHGFDLTQGDARVILQTIRARDIMTPLDSHDTAGELDESCVYDDDYLGRVMGFFSAEKLDGAQVRSRHGDQPIVGYITKADAHAAYAAALQARHEEEHR; from the coding sequence ATGAGCACCGCCATCAACCCGCCGCCGCCATCGCCGTTCGACAAGCTGTTTCGGTATCTGAAGAACAGTTTCGCCGATGGACGCTCACCGGCGCTCTGGCTGCTGGCGCTGGTGGTGGGCGTGGTGGCGGGCTACGCCGCCATCGGCTTGCGGCTGGCGATCCAGTCCGTGCAGTTCGTCGCTTTCGGCGAGTTTTCAGAACGCCTGGCCAGCACGGCCTCTGGCCTGCCGGTCCATCACATCATCCTGGCGCCGGTGGCCGGCGGCTGCATCGTCTCCCTGCTCCTGTATGTGGGTCTGAAAACCAACTGGCTGCCCGAAACTCGCGCCGAGGGCGTCGCAGACGTCATGGAAGCGCGCGCGGCGCAGGGCGGGAAGATGCCGCTTCTGCCCGGCCTCTGGTCCGCCCTGATCAACGCCGTCTCCGTCGGCGCTGGCGGCTCGACCGGACGTGAAGGCCCGTCGGTGCATCTGGGCGCCTCGCTCGCCAGCTTCATCAGCCGGCCCCTGAACCTGCCCGCCCGGGGCGCGCGCATCATGCTCGCCTGCGGCGCAGCGGCGGCAGTGGCCGCCAGCTTCAACGCCCCTGTCGCCGGGGCGCTGTTCGCGTTTGAAGTGGTGCTGGGCCATTACGCCCTGCGCTCGATCGGTCCTGTGGCGGCCTCCAGCGTCATCGGCGCCATCCTGTCCCGCATCCATTTCGGCGCCAGCCCGGCCTTCACAGTGCCCGAGATCCCGCCCGCCAGTCTCGCTGACTTCATCGCGATCATCCCCTTGGGGCTGGCGTCTGCGGGCGTGGCCATCGCCTGCATCATGTTGTCGTTCAACGCGCCGCGCCTGGTCGCCATCCGCGCGCAGGCCCTGTCGGTCCCGCTCTGGGTGCTGCCGCCTTTCGGCGGGCTGGTCATTGGCGGTCTGGGCGTTCTGGCGCCGGAAGTGCTGGGCGTGGGCTATGAAGCGACCTCCATCGCTCTGGCGGGCGGCTACGCCATCGCCACCCTCGCCGCGCTGATCGTGCTGAAGCTGATCGCCACCATGGCCACCATGGCGTTCCGGTTCGGCGGCGGCGTCTTTGCGCCTTCGCTTTATCTGGGGGCCATGCTGGGCGCGCTCTATGGTGCGCTTGTCGCGCCCCTGATCGGCCCGGACAGCGCAGGCTCGGCCTATTTCGCCGTGATCGGCATGGGCGCGGTCGGCGGGGCGGTGCTGGGCGCGCCGCTGTCGACCACGCTGATCGTGTTTGAACTGACCGCCAGCTATGAAGCCTCGATCGCGCTATTGGTCTGCGTGTCGCTGGCGAGCGTGATCACCACGTCTGTCACCAAGGGCAGCTTCTTTCACAAACAGGTGGAGCGCCACGGTTTTGACCTCACCCAGGGCGATGCCCGCGTCATCTTGCAGACCATTCGCGCGCGCGACATCATGACCCCGCTCGACAGCCATGACACAGCCGGCGAGCTCGATGAATCCTGCGTCTATGACGATGATTATCTGGGCCGGGTGATGGGCTTCTTCTCAGCGGAAAAACTCGACGGCGCCCAGGTCCGCTCCCGCCATGGCGACCAACCCATTGTGGGCTACATCACCAAGGCCGACGCCCACGCCGCCTATGCCGCCGCGCTGCAGGCCCGGCACGAGGAAGAGCATCGCTAG
- a CDS encoding ATP-dependent helicase: MSSVPLSQQAAPRAPRADAAYLDGLNPEQRAAVEAVDGAVLVLAGAGTGKTRVLTTRLAHILATGKAQPWNILSVTFTNKAAREMKTRVGAIIGEQVEGLPWLGTFHSIAAQILRRHAELVGLKSSFTILDTDDQLRLLKQILEAEGIDAKRWTPRHLASLIDGWKNRAQTPERIPEEDKWSFADGKAQKLYKLYQDRLSVLNACDFGDLLLHNITIFQTHDDVLADYHRKFRYLLVDEYQDTNVAQYLWLRLLARGSGNVCCVGDDDQSIYGWRGAEVDNILRFEQDFPGATVIRLERNYRSTGHILGAAAGLITANKARLGKTLWTEDDPGQKVQVSGLWDGEAEARFVADEIEGHVRSGGQHSDIAVLVRASWQMRAFEDRFIMLGLPYKVIGGPRFFERAEIRDALAYLRLVRSLDDDLAFERVVNTPKRGVGDTSVQKIAMAARGAEVSMAAAARLMTQTDEIRGKGRTGLIAFLRDLDRWAEQSETMRHDELAEVILDESGYTAMWREDKSPQAAGRLDNLKELVRSMGEFDSLEAFLEHIALVSDADRKEDGDEVSIMTLHAAKGLEFPLVFLPGWEETVFPSQRSMDEGGTAALEEERRLAYVGITRARQRAIISFTANRMIFGRWQSVLPSRFIDEMPHEHCEAQSETGYYDAGPGFEGVAEAADPFKSSYESPGWKRFQASKASGRRPDPGVIEGQATLIDSSSVGGTSKWKPGDRVFHQKFGYGTVKTADGAKLSVAFDKAGLKKVVASFVEEAP, from the coding sequence ATGTCCTCTGTTCCCCTTTCCCAGCAGGCGGCCCCGCGGGCGCCGCGCGCCGACGCCGCCTATCTGGACGGGTTGAACCCTGAACAGCGCGCCGCGGTCGAGGCGGTGGACGGCGCCGTGCTGGTGCTGGCGGGCGCGGGCACGGGCAAGACGCGGGTGCTGACCACGCGGCTGGCGCATATTCTGGCGACCGGCAAGGCGCAGCCCTGGAACATCCTGTCGGTGACCTTCACCAACAAGGCCGCCCGCGAGATGAAGACCCGCGTCGGCGCGATCATCGGCGAACAGGTCGAGGGTCTGCCCTGGCTGGGCACCTTCCACTCCATCGCCGCGCAGATCCTGCGCCGCCATGCCGAGCTGGTAGGCCTGAAATCAAGCTTCACCATTCTCGACACCGACGACCAGCTGCGCCTTTTGAAGCAAATCCTCGAGGCCGAGGGGATTGATGCGAAGCGCTGGACGCCGCGCCATCTCGCCAGCCTGATCGATGGCTGGAAGAACCGCGCCCAGACGCCCGAGCGCATCCCTGAAGAGGACAAATGGAGCTTCGCGGACGGCAAGGCGCAAAAGCTCTACAAGCTCTACCAGGACCGGCTGAGCGTTCTGAACGCCTGTGATTTCGGCGATCTGCTGCTGCACAACATCACCATCTTCCAGACCCATGACGATGTGCTGGCGGACTATCACAGGAAGTTCCGCTATTTGCTGGTGGACGAGTATCAGGACACAAACGTCGCCCAGTATCTGTGGCTGCGGCTTCTGGCGCGCGGATCAGGCAATGTGTGCTGCGTGGGTGATGACGACCAGTCGATCTATGGCTGGCGTGGCGCGGAAGTGGACAACATCCTGCGCTTTGAACAGGATTTTCCCGGCGCGACCGTCATTCGCCTCGAACGCAATTATCGCTCGACGGGCCATATCCTCGGCGCCGCGGCGGGCCTGATCACCGCCAACAAGGCGCGGCTTGGAAAGACGCTGTGGACCGAGGATGATCCCGGCCAGAAAGTCCAGGTGTCCGGCCTGTGGGACGGCGAGGCCGAAGCGCGCTTTGTCGCCGACGAGATCGAGGGCCATGTGCGCTCAGGCGGCCAGCATTCCGACATCGCCGTTCTGGTGCGCGCGTCGTGGCAGATGCGGGCGTTTGAAGACCGCTTCATCATGCTGGGGCTTCCCTACAAGGTGATCGGCGGACCACGCTTTTTCGAACGCGCCGAGATCCGCGACGCCCTCGCCTATTTGCGGCTGGTGCGGAGCCTGGATGATGATCTGGCGTTCGAGCGCGTGGTGAACACCCCCAAACGCGGCGTGGGCGACACCTCGGTTCAGAAGATCGCCATGGCCGCGCGCGGCGCCGAAGTGTCCATGGCCGCCGCCGCACGCCTGATGACCCAGACCGACGAGATAAGGGGCAAGGGCCGCACCGGGCTCATCGCCTTCCTGCGCGATCTGGATCGCTGGGCCGAGCAGTCAGAGACCATGCGCCATGACGAACTGGCGGAAGTGATCCTCGATGAGAGCGGCTACACGGCCATGTGGCGCGAGGACAAGAGCCCGCAAGCCGCCGGCCGGCTCGACAACCTGAAAGAACTCGTCCGTTCCATGGGCGAGTTTGACAGCCTGGAAGCCTTCCTTGAGCACATCGCCCTGGTGTCGGACGCCGACCGCAAGGAAGATGGCGACGAGGTCTCCATCATGACGTTGCACGCCGCCAAGGGACTCGAATTTCCGCTGGTCTTCCTGCCGGGCTGGGAAGAAACCGTCTTCCCCTCCCAACGCTCCATGGATGAGGGCGGCACGGCGGCTTTGGAAGAAGAACGCCGCCTCGCCTATGTGGGCATCACCCGCGCCCGCCAGCGCGCGATCATCAGCTTCACCGCCAACCGGATGATCTTTGGTCGCTGGCAATCCGTGCTGCCCTCGCGCTTCATCGACGAAATGCCGCATGAGCATTGCGAGGCGCAATCGGAGACCGGCTATTACGATGCCGGGCCCGGCTTTGAGGGCGTGGCGGAAGCCGCCGATCCCTTCAAGTCCAGCTATGAAAGCCCCGGCTGGAAACGCTTTCAGGCCAGCAAGGCGTCGGGCCGCCGCCCTGATCCCGGCGTCATCGAGGGTCAGGCCACCCTCATCGACTCAAGCTCGGTGGGCGGAACCTCCAAATGGAAGCCCGGCGACCGCGTCTTCCACCAGAAATTCGGCTATGGCACGGTGAAAACCGCCGACGGCGCCAAGCTCAGCGTGGCCTTCGACAAGGCCGGCCTGAAGAAGGTGGTGGCGAGCTTTGTGGAAGAGGCGCCTTAG